A stretch of the Aminipila terrae genome encodes the following:
- a CDS encoding AbrB/MazE/SpoVT family DNA-binding domain-containing protein — protein MKATGIVRKIDELGRIVLPMELRRTLGIDIKDPLEIYVESDAILLKKYNPSCIICGSMKELSDFQGKNICKKCREEL, from the coding sequence ATGAAAGCAACAGGAATAGTAAGAAAAATAGATGAGCTTGGAAGAATTGTTTTACCAATGGAGCTAAGAAGAACTTTGGGTATAGACATTAAGGATCCCCTTGAGATTTACGTAGAGTCGGACGCGATCCTACTTAAGAAGTATAATCCTTCATGTATAATTTGCGGGAGCATGAAAGAACTTTCAGATTTCCAAGGAAAGAACATCTGTAAAAAGTGTAGGGAAGAAC
- a CDS encoding stalk domain-containing protein, with the protein MRKQFKGFIAGFIFACMLVIPGSVFADNIQALFNTANIAVDGKTAVKQGENYQLSDGSTVPFSINYKGTTYIPIRKVSELLGIGINYDNATKTVQITSNSNSTVVTPQKPTETTTTSSAVTSSTSYCVFNECNKDANSSGDKVAHVIGFKDGVKMDTYLDYSYYTAISSKMSSAQLWETTMKKGNVTKLKAVGASKSGEVLDSDGRNSVSLSSGQYELSKKVVVYQWTDDNEYRTFTGDLKKNDYANLYDTDGDKKYDVVIFNRNGKTLPEGDSSTVKEAKDSTANTNNSGTTSGTTTKTDTSSKTYKIASTGYAVINECMKDANSDGDKVQHVVGFLEGRKLDAATSERNTVNGWKEPVLSGNGFNNAALYKMSVNSIDVIATAEKVSPNVDQAAVEKADKRNSVTIAGKTYNLSSSVIVYQVTKDDEYRIYTGDIKDNDIVQLYETDSSKDGYDIVICSRP; encoded by the coding sequence ATGAGAAAACAATTTAAAGGTTTTATTGCCGGGTTTATTTTTGCCTGCATGCTGGTTATTCCAGGGTCAGTATTTGCGGACAACATACAGGCACTGTTTAATACAGCCAATATTGCTGTAGATGGAAAAACTGCGGTAAAACAGGGGGAAAACTATCAGTTGTCCGATGGGAGTACAGTGCCTTTTAGTATTAATTACAAAGGAACAACGTATATTCCAATCAGAAAAGTAAGTGAATTACTTGGGATAGGCATTAATTATGACAATGCAACCAAAACTGTTCAGATTACAAGCAACTCAAATAGTACGGTTGTAACACCACAGAAACCAACAGAAACAACTACTACAAGTTCTGCAGTTACAAGCAGCACTTCATATTGCGTATTTAATGAATGCAATAAAGATGCAAATAGTAGTGGTGATAAAGTTGCCCACGTTATTGGATTTAAAGATGGTGTGAAGATGGATACTTATTTAGACTATTCTTATTACACTGCCATCTCATCCAAAATGAGCTCAGCCCAGTTATGGGAAACTACAATGAAGAAGGGGAATGTAACAAAGTTAAAAGCTGTAGGTGCTTCCAAATCCGGTGAAGTTCTGGATAGTGATGGAAGAAATTCTGTTTCTTTATCTTCCGGACAGTATGAACTGAGCAAAAAAGTAGTTGTATATCAATGGACAGATGATAATGAATATAGAACTTTTACTGGCGATTTAAAAAAGAATGATTATGCAAATTTATATGATACCGACGGAGATAAGAAATATGATGTTGTCATATTTAACAGAAATGGGAAGACTCTGCCAGAAGGGGATAGCTCAACTGTAAAAGAAGCAAAGGATAGTACAGCAAATACCAATAATTCTGGTACCACAAGTGGTACTACCACTAAGACCGATACTTCCAGTAAAACCTATAAAATTGCTTCTACAGGTTATGCAGTAATAAATGAGTGCATGAAGGATGCAAATAGTGATGGAGACAAGGTTCAGCATGTGGTAGGTTTCCTAGAGGGTAGGAAACTTGATGCAGCAACTTCAGAGAGAAACACTGTAAATGGTTGGAAGGAACCTGTGTTAAGCGGTAATGGTTTCAATAATGCTGCATTATATAAGATGAGTGTTAATTCCATCGATGTCATTGCTACAGCAGAGAAGGTAAGCCCTAATGTGGACCAGGCAGCAGTAGAAAAAGCGGATAAGAGAAATTCTGTTACTATTGCTGGGAAGACGTATAACCTATCCAGTTCTGTGATAGTATATCAGGTAACGAAGGATGATGAATACAGAATATATACAGGAGATATCAAAGATAATGATATTGTACAGTTATACGAAACAGACAGTTCAAAAGATGGGTATGATATTGTAATTTGTTCAAGACCATAA
- a CDS encoding DUF3788 domain-containing protein, with protein sequence MLDRIPTDKDLIDLMGAQLYDVWIGLCNLIEEKYEMDRLWNSGGKAWKYEYKYRRGGKTLCGLYAKEEGLGFMVIMGRDERAKFEEDRRNYSAEVQKLYDEATTYHDGKWLMFELKDKSLFSDMEKLLLIKRKPNRK encoded by the coding sequence GTGTTAGACAGGATACCAACCGATAAAGATTTAATAGATTTAATGGGAGCACAGCTATATGATGTCTGGATAGGATTGTGCAACTTGATTGAGGAAAAATACGAAATGGACAGACTCTGGAACAGCGGAGGCAAAGCGTGGAAATATGAATACAAATACCGAAGAGGTGGGAAGACCCTTTGCGGCCTTTATGCAAAAGAAGAGGGCCTGGGGTTTATGGTCATAATGGGAAGAGATGAACGAGCCAAATTTGAAGAGGACAGAAGAAACTACTCAGCTGAAGTTCAAAAGCTATATGACGAAGCTACTACCTATCACGATGGTAAATGGCTGATGTTTGAGTTAAAAGACAAATCCCTGTTTTCAGACATGGAAAAGCTGCTTTTAATAAAACGAAAGCCCAACAGGAAGTAG
- a CDS encoding C45 family autoproteolytic acyltransferase/hydolase — translation MYHGRFKGTHYEVGYKWGKMLAKAGKKLDFCPTFELTEEKYEFSRQCAKEYKKYFPEIMDEIRGIADGNEVSVETLSAILFCMYCFEFDNKCTCFAISTDEEIIFGRNSDFLVSLEKLYMNCIYHLKGSYSFNANTTAYVQMEDGVNEHGLAVGLTFIYPRIRKPGLNSGMLVRYLLEKCTHTKEAVSELNRLPIASAQTITIADKEGHIAVVECNPENIVVITPEHGTSFVATANNFNSETMRPYRNPDIDDWRSDERYHTVYNALKNSKDLYSISFAQTVLAGKYGFMCQYDRTKNADTVWSVIYDLKRRQIWRSEGNPSRKKFKEDVRMKL, via the coding sequence ATGTATCATGGAAGATTTAAAGGGACACATTATGAAGTAGGATATAAATGGGGAAAGATGCTGGCCAAAGCAGGGAAAAAGCTTGATTTCTGCCCAACCTTTGAACTAACAGAAGAAAAATATGAATTTTCAAGACAATGTGCCAAAGAGTATAAAAAATACTTCCCTGAAATTATGGATGAAATCAGGGGTATTGCAGATGGAAATGAAGTATCTGTAGAAACATTGTCTGCTATTTTATTTTGTATGTATTGCTTTGAGTTTGATAACAAATGTACCTGTTTTGCCATTAGTACGGATGAAGAAATTATTTTTGGCAGAAACAGTGATTTCCTGGTAAGTCTTGAAAAGCTATATATGAATTGCATTTATCATTTAAAAGGGAGCTATTCATTTAATGCCAATACCACTGCCTATGTCCAAATGGAAGATGGTGTTAATGAGCATGGATTAGCTGTGGGACTTACTTTCATATATCCAAGAATAAGGAAGCCCGGGCTCAATTCAGGTATGCTTGTGAGATATTTACTGGAAAAATGTACGCACACAAAAGAGGCTGTTTCTGAATTAAATCGTTTACCTATAGCTTCTGCCCAGACCATTACTATAGCAGATAAAGAAGGACATATTGCTGTAGTTGAGTGCAATCCGGAAAACATTGTTGTTATTACACCGGAACATGGAACCAGTTTTGTGGCAACGGCAAACAACTTCAATTCTGAAACTATGAGACCATACCGTAATCCCGATATTGACGACTGGCGTTCTGATGAACGGTACCACACTGTATATAATGCGCTAAAAAATAGCAAGGACTTATATTCTATTTCCTTTGCACAAACTGTTTTGGCCGGAAAATACGGATTTATGTGCCAGTATGACCGTACAAAAAATGCAGACACTGTCTGGTCTGTAATATATGATTTGAAACGCAGACAAATATGGAGGTCAGAGGGCAATCCATCCCGAAAGAAGTTTAAAGAAGATGTACGAATGAAACTGTAA
- a CDS encoding class I SAM-dependent methyltransferase — protein sequence MNNPWKNIQLDDYESHMKLDNIMQLQTMNEMMERQLYGHSVSSVMILGVAGGNGLNHIKPESFENVYGVDINGDYLKTCEKRYKSLKGIFQPIEADLTNPDLILPEADLVIANLLIEYIGYDNFRKVIQKIRPGYASCIIQINTGENFVSDSPYLHAFDCLEELHHQMSEKELTRSMETIGYGFSCSEEKVLPNGKKLVCLDYELN from the coding sequence ATGAATAATCCGTGGAAGAATATACAATTAGATGACTATGAAAGTCATATGAAGCTGGATAACATTATGCAGCTGCAAACAATGAATGAAATGATGGAGAGGCAGCTTTACGGCCATTCTGTTTCTTCTGTTATGATATTGGGTGTCGCAGGAGGAAATGGTTTAAACCATATAAAACCTGAAAGCTTTGAAAACGTATATGGTGTAGATATCAACGGTGACTATCTGAAAACCTGTGAAAAGCGTTACAAAAGCTTAAAAGGCATTTTTCAGCCTATAGAGGCTGACCTCACCAATCCAGACTTAATACTGCCAGAAGCTGATTTGGTTATTGCCAATTTGCTGATAGAGTATATAGGCTATGATAACTTTCGAAAGGTAATCCAAAAAATCAGGCCAGGTTATGCATCTTGTATAATTCAAATTAATACTGGAGAAAACTTTGTGTCGGACAGCCCATATCTGCATGCCTTTGATTGCTTAGAAGAATTGCATCACCAGATGTCAGAAAAAGAATTAACTCGTTCAATGGAAACTATCGGATATGGTTTTTCATGCTCTGAAGAGAAGGTCCTTCCAAATGGAAAGAAACTGGTATGTTTAGATTATGAACTTAACTGA
- the ytvI gene encoding sporulation integral membrane protein YtvI, whose product MESQYTKKKSFIINAVYVLLIALIVYVALKYVFNLISPFLFAFGIAYLLKGPAKCISSLLKIPTKWVSVILVVLFYSTIGVLISLVGVKLISTATTIISELPTIYESQLEPFLINSFHGIENAVSGLAPTFINMFNEGFDQFVNTLGVNVTNLSLSLVGAISNIASSLPAFFIKILIMIISTFFIAMDYDILSKFMLRQFSPKGRKIILSIKQYMVNTLFVVIRSYALIMSITFMELFIGLSIIGIKNAILIALTVALFDILPVLGTGGIMIPWTLINFFQGNFETGIGLLILYIFITVIRNIIEPKIVGSQLGLHPVVTLFCLFLGANLFGVIGLFGFPITLSLLKHLNDAGTIRIFK is encoded by the coding sequence ATGGAATCTCAATATACTAAGAAAAAATCTTTTATAATAAATGCAGTTTATGTCCTACTGATTGCATTAATTGTTTATGTTGCTTTAAAATATGTTTTTAATTTAATAAGCCCATTCCTTTTTGCTTTTGGAATTGCTTATTTATTAAAAGGCCCGGCAAAATGTATTTCATCATTACTGAAAATTCCTACCAAATGGGTATCTGTAATCTTGGTGGTGCTTTTTTACAGTACCATTGGTGTTTTAATTTCTTTGGTTGGGGTTAAACTGATTTCAACGGCTACTACTATTATCTCTGAACTGCCCACCATATATGAAAGTCAATTGGAACCATTTCTAATTAACAGCTTTCATGGGATAGAAAATGCTGTATCTGGGCTGGCACCAACCTTTATAAACATGTTTAACGAAGGCTTTGATCAGTTTGTAAATACGTTGGGAGTGAATGTTACTAATCTATCTTTATCCTTAGTAGGTGCCATATCTAATATCGCATCCTCCTTACCGGCTTTTTTTATAAAGATTCTAATAATGATTATTTCAACTTTCTTTATAGCCATGGATTACGATATTTTGTCAAAATTTATGCTGAGGCAGTTTTCGCCTAAAGGCAGGAAAATTATTTTAAGTATAAAGCAGTATATGGTTAACACGTTATTTGTAGTGATTCGTTCCTATGCTTTAATCATGTCCATTACGTTTATGGAGTTGTTTATCGGACTTTCTATCATAGGAATTAAAAATGCAATACTAATCGCATTAACCGTTGCTCTTTTCGACATCCTGCCAGTGCTTGGAACTGGAGGGATCATGATTCCCTGGACCCTTATTAACTTTTTCCAGGGGAATTTTGAGACGGGAATTGGATTGCTTATACTTTATATTTTCATTACGGTTATCCGAAATATTATTGAACCTAAAATTGTTGGAAGCCAGTTAGGCCTGCATCCGGTAGTCACCCTGTTTTGTTTATTTCTTGGGGCTAATTTGTTTGGGGTTATCGGATTATTCGGATTTCCCATTACCTTGTCTTTACTTAAACACCTGAATGATGCAGGAACTATTAGGATATTTAAATAA
- a CDS encoding diaminopropionate ammonia-lyase has protein sequence MDIIEILQNVKQDYQNNYGLKNCFEDVYNYHKSMADYECTPLHSLDCMAEKYNVKKLYVKDESMRFGLNAFKGLGVSYAVHKIMEKYQKEKCTFVSCTDGNHGKALAWIAWKSGQKAVIFMPKGSEERRVHAIRQYQAEVFVTDMNYDDTVRYAAKFAKEKGLFFVQDTALPGYEEVSENIMYGYSTMIREALEQMNEKPTHIFLQAGVGSMAGGVVWYLYEKYGMDLPFIGIIESEAVPCIFQSAKENRLISIGGEPHTIMAGLNCGEANYISFPLLKSLSACFIQCNDQITLKGMYRGENPIGADISFSSGESGAVGLGLIEEVLQNPNKMWKEQLKLNKESVILLFSTEGRLS, from the coding sequence ATGGATATTATTGAAATTTTACAAAATGTAAAACAGGATTACCAGAACAATTACGGATTAAAAAATTGTTTTGAAGATGTTTATAATTATCATAAGAGCATGGCCGACTATGAATGCACTCCTTTACATTCTCTGGATTGCATGGCAGAAAAATATAATGTAAAAAAATTATATGTGAAAGATGAATCCATGCGTTTTGGACTTAATGCATTTAAGGGGCTGGGTGTCAGCTATGCAGTACATAAAATTATGGAAAAATATCAGAAAGAGAAGTGTACATTTGTTAGCTGTACAGATGGAAATCATGGAAAAGCGTTAGCGTGGATTGCATGGAAGTCAGGTCAGAAAGCGGTTATATTCATGCCTAAGGGCAGTGAGGAACGGCGCGTTCATGCAATTCGCCAGTATCAGGCAGAAGTGTTTGTGACAGATATGAATTACGATGACACGGTTCGATACGCCGCAAAATTTGCTAAAGAAAAAGGTTTGTTTTTTGTACAGGATACAGCACTTCCAGGTTACGAAGAAGTCTCAGAGAATATTATGTATGGGTATTCCACCATGATAAGGGAGGCTCTGGAACAGATGAATGAGAAACCTACCCATATATTTTTACAGGCAGGTGTTGGTTCTATGGCGGGGGGAGTGGTCTGGTATCTATATGAGAAATATGGAATGGATTTACCATTTATCGGTATTATTGAATCAGAAGCAGTGCCCTGCATTTTTCAATCGGCTAAGGAGAACAGGCTGATCAGCATAGGAGGAGAACCTCATACTATCATGGCAGGATTAAACTGTGGAGAAGCGAATTATATTTCATTCCCATTATTGAAATCCCTGTCGGCCTGCTTTATTCAGTGTAACGACCAAATTACTTTAAAAGGTATGTACCGTGGGGAAAACCCTATAGGAGCAGATATTTCTTTTAGTTCTGGAGAATCAGGAGCTGTGGGACTGGGTCTGATTGAGGAAGTTTTACAGAATCCCAATAAGATGTGGAAAGAACAATTAAAATTGAATAAGGAATCTGTAATCTTACTATTTAGTACGGAGGGAAGGTTATCATAA
- a CDS encoding CPC_1213 family protein — protein sequence MGVFKKNKNKNEKKNDGKFHSKHIKHDPQAESARAVFGLNKQEADEQENQ from the coding sequence ATGGGAGTTTTTAAGAAGAATAAAAATAAAAATGAAAAAAAGAATGATGGTAAATTTCACTCAAAGCACATCAAGCATGACCCTCAGGCCGAAAGTGCAAGAGCTGTGTTTGGGCTTAATAAGCAGGAAGCAGATGAGCAGGAAAATCAATAA
- a CDS encoding copper amine oxidase N-terminal domain-containing protein: MKKIMSIITIVLLILSLTLSNVFADQKTAAKAIEFSNIDYTKSNYVRVILNNEQVKFDVNPVVKDGRTLVPVRKIFEAMGMEVKWDEATKEISAEGEGATIKMKLDSCEAAVNNKEVTLDVPAQSINNRTLVPIRFISESLGYHVVWIEKSNLILMSKDDIWEWRTTGYESRPPYMECEYKFINGVQQLTEFRYTGKVKQDASVKVSNSNLKPDKIYLSLPDLPKTISSYYTYTGDLISECLISQIRCESKYYDSLNSSTTKVYIAGTKIGGGSEPCVIGWKVYEEGIVVDSGDFYFSGVANGESFKDQVVYIEDLKPGVQYRMEIFGER, translated from the coding sequence ATGAAAAAAATAATGTCGATTATCACTATTGTTTTACTGATACTTTCATTAACGTTGTCCAATGTTTTTGCAGACCAGAAAACAGCTGCTAAAGCAATTGAATTTAGCAATATTGATTACACGAAATCAAATTATGTCAGGGTTATTTTAAATAATGAGCAAGTGAAATTTGATGTAAATCCTGTTGTTAAAGATGGAAGGACTCTGGTACCTGTGAGAAAAATCTTTGAAGCCATGGGAATGGAAGTAAAATGGGATGAGGCAACTAAAGAAATAAGTGCAGAAGGAGAAGGGGCTACAATTAAAATGAAATTAGACAGTTGTGAAGCAGCTGTTAATAATAAAGAGGTAACACTGGATGTTCCTGCACAAAGTATTAATAACAGGACCCTGGTTCCTATTCGATTTATATCAGAAAGTTTAGGATATCATGTAGTATGGATTGAAAAGTCAAATCTGATATTGATGAGTAAGGATGATATCTGGGAATGGCGTACTACCGGATATGAATCACGACCGCCATATATGGAATGTGAATATAAGTTCATTAATGGTGTACAGCAATTAACAGAGTTTAGATATACTGGTAAGGTAAAACAGGATGCATCCGTTAAAGTGTCTAACAGTAATTTAAAACCAGATAAAATCTATTTGTCGTTACCTGATTTACCTAAAACAATCAGTTCGTATTATACGTATACCGGTGACTTAATATCGGAATGTTTAATATCCCAGATACGCTGCGAATCAAAATATTACGATAGTTTAAACAGCTCTACAACTAAAGTGTATATTGCAGGAACTAAAATAGGAGGCGGAAGTGAACCCTGTGTCATCGGCTGGAAAGTATATGAAGAAGGCATTGTAGTAGACAGTGGAGATTTTTATTTTTCAGGAGTAGCTAACGGAGAGAGTTTTAAAGATCAGGTTGTTTATATAGAGGACCTAAAACCAGGGGTTCAATATAGAATGGAGATTTTTGGCGAAAGGTAA
- a CDS encoding patatin-like phospholipase family protein, which yields MKTGIVDVGGGLRGIYGAGVFDYCIDKKITFDYCIGVSAGSANIASFLAGQRKRNFLFYLDYSFRKKYMSLHNFIKRGSYIDLDYVYGVLSNANGENPLDYQAVSKNPAEMKVVASEAVSGRIKYFEKKDLRENDYGILKASSSIPVVCKPYAFNNTLYFDGALGDPIPIRQAFSDGCDRVVVILTKPRDVVRSPIKDEKLARFLKRKYPEAAKNLELRAKRYNESVFLTKTLEEQGKALIIAPDNIAGADTLTKNKEVLQRLYQKGYNDAEKISGFLNLHKHFGVDLKEYV from the coding sequence ATGAAAACGGGAATCGTAGATGTAGGGGGCGGACTCAGAGGTATCTATGGAGCCGGAGTATTCGATTACTGCATAGATAAAAAAATCACCTTTGATTACTGTATAGGTGTTTCGGCGGGAAGTGCAAACATTGCTTCTTTTTTAGCAGGACAAAGGAAACGTAATTTTTTATTTTATCTTGATTACTCATTCCGTAAAAAATACATGAGCTTACATAACTTTATTAAAAGGGGCTCCTATATTGATCTGGACTATGTATATGGGGTCTTAAGCAATGCTAATGGGGAAAATCCTCTTGATTATCAGGCAGTTTCAAAGAATCCTGCTGAAATGAAAGTAGTCGCCTCTGAAGCGGTAAGCGGAAGAATAAAATATTTTGAAAAGAAAGATTTACGGGAGAATGATTATGGTATTTTGAAGGCATCCTCTTCTATTCCGGTAGTTTGCAAGCCATATGCTTTTAATAATACTCTTTATTTTGATGGGGCTTTAGGTGACCCCATACCAATCCGACAGGCTTTTTCAGATGGCTGTGACAGAGTAGTAGTGATTCTTACAAAACCCAGGGATGTGGTTCGTTCGCCAATAAAAGATGAAAAGCTTGCAAGGTTCTTGAAAAGGAAGTATCCGGAAGCAGCAAAAAACCTGGAGCTAAGAGCAAAAAGATATAACGAAAGTGTTTTTCTGACTAAAACCCTAGAAGAGCAGGGTAAGGCCTTAATTATTGCTCCGGATAATATAGCGGGAGCAGATACACTTACCAAGAATAAGGAAGTACTGCAGCGTTTATATCAAAAAGGATACAATGATGCAGAGAAGATTTCAGGGTTCTTGAATTTGCACAAGCATTTTGGTGTGGATTTAAAAGAATATGTTTAG
- a CDS encoding DUF2087 domain-containing protein, with translation MEEKINIKRFLDGSGKITQLPQKHKLRYAVLAYLAEKFEPECNYSEGEVNEICSKWHDFGDYFVLRRELIDNDLLRREPDGSRYWKPIKEVCE, from the coding sequence ATGGAAGAAAAAATTAATATCAAGAGGTTTCTTGACGGTTCAGGAAAAATTACCCAGCTACCGCAAAAACACAAACTCCGATACGCAGTATTAGCATATCTTGCTGAAAAATTTGAGCCTGAATGTAATTATTCGGAAGGTGAAGTTAATGAAATCTGTAGTAAGTGGCATGATTTTGGAGATTACTTTGTATTGCGGCGAGAATTAATAGATAATGATTTACTAAGGCGGGAGCCTGATGGATCTCGATATTGGAAACCTATAAAGGAGGTCTGTGAATGA
- a CDS encoding AraC family transcriptional regulator: MNWINSMQNAIDYIEENLTEELDYAEIARKAYSSNFHFQRVFSILCGYTMGEYIRNRRLTLAGSDLASSDIKVIDAALKYGYETPESFSRAFTRFHGITPTQARAHSAGLKLFSRLSLKLVLEGGATMDYRIEKRDAFKVIARKERFSRGGEITQQHIHSLWEESIKDGTIDKLCSYINPKDIFGGAVAGISFDNPDEGDFDYAIGVVYEDGQVADGLTVEVIPANTWMVFSGTGIMPDAFKDLWKRIYTEVFPTSSYQPSGGMCIEVYPSDEVFSDNFTFEIWLSVSAK, from the coding sequence TTGAACTGGATTAACAGCATGCAGAACGCAATCGATTATATTGAGGAGAACCTGACGGAAGAACTGGATTATGCAGAGATAGCAAGGAAAGCATATTCATCAAATTTTCATTTTCAAAGAGTATTCAGTATCCTTTGTGGTTATACCATGGGGGAATATATCCGTAACAGAAGGTTAACACTGGCCGGCAGTGATCTTGCATCCTCGGATATAAAAGTAATTGATGCAGCGTTAAAGTATGGATATGAAACCCCGGAAAGCTTTAGCAGAGCATTTACCCGGTTTCATGGAATAACTCCAACCCAGGCCAGAGCACACAGTGCCGGATTAAAATTGTTCTCCAGACTTTCTTTGAAATTAGTTTTAGAAGGAGGAGCGACTATGGATTATAGAATTGAAAAAAGAGATGCATTTAAAGTAATCGCACGAAAGGAACGCTTTAGCAGAGGAGGAGAAATAACACAGCAACACATTCATTCACTTTGGGAGGAAAGCATAAAGGATGGCACTATAGATAAACTTTGCAGCTATATTAATCCAAAGGATATTTTTGGAGGAGCGGTTGCAGGCATCAGCTTTGACAATCCTGATGAGGGAGACTTTGATTATGCCATCGGCGTTGTGTATGAGGACGGTCAGGTTGCGGATGGATTAACTGTAGAAGTAATACCCGCCAATACCTGGATGGTATTTAGCGGTACAGGTATCATGCCGGATGCGTTTAAAGACCTTTGGAAAAGAATTTATACGGAAGTTTTTCCAACAAGCAGTTACCAGCCATCTGGTGGTATGTGTATTGAAGTATATCCGAGTGATGAAGTTTTTTCAGATAACTTTACCTTTGAGATATGGTTATCCGTATCAGCTAAATAA
- a CDS encoding GIY-YIG nuclease family protein has product MDKQSRKQLLEQYKNRTVTGGVYYIKCNGNGRTWIKSTQDMVGEKNRFDFSVSINSCMEPAMLTEWNKYGADSFSLIILEEIKKKDTQTDREFTDDIEVLLDMWLEKQREQNLK; this is encoded by the coding sequence ATGGATAAACAATCAAGAAAACAATTGCTTGAACAATATAAAAACAGAACGGTAACCGGTGGGGTTTATTATATTAAATGTAATGGTAATGGACGGACCTGGATTAAATCCACCCAGGATATGGTTGGAGAAAAAAACAGGTTTGACTTTTCTGTATCAATCAATTCTTGCATGGAGCCAGCCATGCTCACAGAATGGAACAAGTATGGGGCAGACTCCTTTTCTCTTATTATACTTGAGGAAATAAAAAAGAAAGATACACAGACCGACCGGGAATTTACAGATGACATTGAGGTCCTACTTGACATGTGGCTTGAAAAGCAACGGGAACAAAATCTGAAATGA